The following coding sequences are from one Seonamhaeicola sp. ML3 window:
- a CDS encoding OB-fold putative lipoprotein has product MRKYVILLLIVLFALIGYNYLYQDHRDITAETPEFVLTAETLSNEFSNAPIEAEKQYLNKTIEISGTITEVEIDYLVMNENIFCRFKQGEKLSPSKGLKSKIKGRLIGYDDLLEEVKLDQCTILTIKP; this is encoded by the coding sequence ATGCGCAAATATGTTATCCTTCTACTTATTGTTTTATTTGCGCTAATAGGATACAATTATCTTTACCAAGACCATAGAGATATAACCGCTGAAACCCCCGAATTTGTTTTAACTGCCGAAACACTTTCTAATGAATTTAGTAATGCCCCTATTGAGGCTGAAAAGCAATACCTAAATAAGACTATTGAAATTTCAGGTACTATAACCGAAGTTGAAATAGATTATTTAGTCATGAACGAGAACATCTTTTGCCGATTTAAACAAGGTGAAAAACTATCACCTTCAAAAGGGCTTAAATCAAAAATAAAAGGACGTTTAATTGGCTACGATGACCTTCTTGAGGAGGTAAAACTAGACCAATGCACAATCTTAACCATTAAACCATAG